Proteins from a single region of bacterium:
- a CDS encoding PQQ-binding-like beta-propeller repeat protein, whose product MSHFVAAALVLLLAGSAVAQTPKTFPPPPRTAWAPVGCRTPDPAGGVLASRGAWRSLHADEVNSDEVAVAYAPAMAADWVAEPLTWNPTGPVFDSAGNVYFAPFQPHDGALVVALDPATGARRWTIPNSTGSPSGSGTPMILEDPDHPGEELLYHARYDRVLAARTDGSVLWEMPTGLTGPPVGGGFGVNYHAGADALLGLTRDGWLYAVDRRTGVTVLPAPYQLPGAPSPAGPPLATPPAIQACAQAELEKLADLRGQPISLAIDVLLGNGVEVANYFSIDAATGRIWVAATAPDGDDGSVDGVSQLGALYGLDLVPSGPEWQVVEACRQTFTGGSATTPALRRDGTRVYVGDNVGNLIALDRDCRIAWTVNVGGQITGSIGVAADNGEIYASTGGTIHQVIDEGAAGRLAWSANLDVYDLLPGQQVANQTVAGIGANAVSFQAAAVVPLGASRLSITTGVGLLDRLTGEVTAFTPGLDESVAVMSTSPDGTLYMGNSPLRRLFTYCLAEAGLLTIPVAPPIGGIRKFRSVRPDLLLRDAACAAADRARNAQRHRRRCPASAGRRRAAPHPGRAEPARRQRRPPAACLGRQGHVRSSSGASAARASVSPRASSPRRRCARPAGRRRASRRPDPRSRARATARRPRSARAAGASGPCCARCAAAWRRTRCGAAS is encoded by the coding sequence ATGTCCCACTTCGTCGCCGCCGCGCTGGTCCTGCTGCTCGCCGGGAGCGCCGTCGCGCAGACCCCGAAGACGTTCCCACCGCCGCCGCGCACCGCGTGGGCGCCCGTCGGCTGCCGCACGCCCGATCCCGCCGGCGGTGTCCTCGCGTCGCGCGGCGCGTGGCGCTCGCTGCACGCCGACGAGGTGAACAGCGACGAGGTCGCGGTCGCCTACGCGCCGGCGATGGCGGCCGACTGGGTCGCGGAGCCGCTCACCTGGAACCCGACGGGACCGGTATTCGACAGCGCCGGCAACGTCTACTTCGCGCCGTTCCAGCCGCACGACGGCGCGCTCGTCGTCGCGCTCGATCCGGCGACCGGCGCGCGGCGCTGGACGATCCCGAACTCCACCGGCTCGCCGTCCGGCAGCGGCACGCCCATGATCCTCGAGGACCCGGATCATCCGGGCGAGGAGCTGCTGTACCACGCGCGCTACGACCGCGTGCTGGCGGCGCGGACCGACGGCAGCGTCCTCTGGGAGATGCCCACCGGCCTCACCGGGCCCCCCGTCGGCGGCGGCTTCGGCGTCAACTACCACGCCGGCGCCGACGCCCTCCTCGGCCTCACGCGCGACGGCTGGCTCTACGCCGTCGACCGGCGGACCGGCGTCACCGTGCTGCCCGCGCCGTACCAGCTCCCCGGCGCGCCGTCGCCCGCCGGCCCGCCGCTCGCGACGCCGCCCGCCATCCAGGCCTGCGCCCAGGCCGAGCTCGAGAAGCTCGCCGACCTCCGCGGCCAGCCCATCTCGCTCGCCATCGACGTCCTGCTCGGCAACGGCGTCGAGGTCGCGAACTACTTCTCGATCGACGCCGCGACGGGCCGCATCTGGGTGGCCGCGACCGCCCCGGACGGCGACGACGGCAGCGTCGACGGCGTCTCGCAGCTGGGCGCGCTCTACGGGCTCGACCTCGTGCCGAGCGGTCCCGAGTGGCAGGTCGTGGAGGCCTGCCGGCAGACCTTCACCGGCGGCTCCGCCACCACGCCCGCGCTGCGCCGCGACGGCACGCGCGTCTACGTCGGCGACAACGTCGGCAACCTCATCGCCCTCGACCGCGACTGCCGCATCGCGTGGACGGTGAACGTCGGCGGCCAGATCACCGGCTCGATCGGCGTCGCCGCCGACAACGGCGAGATCTACGCCTCGACGGGCGGCACGATCCATCAGGTGATCGACGAGGGCGCGGCGGGCCGCCTCGCCTGGTCGGCGAACCTCGACGTCTACGACCTCCTGCCCGGGCAGCAGGTCGCGAACCAGACCGTCGCCGGCATCGGCGCGAACGCCGTCAGCTTCCAGGCGGCCGCCGTCGTGCCGCTCGGTGCGTCGCGGCTCTCGATCACCACCGGCGTCGGGCTGCTCGACCGCCTGACGGGCGAGGTCACCGCGTTCACGCCGGGGCTCGACGAGTCGGTCGCCGTGATGAGCACGAGCCCGGACGGCACGCTCTACATGGGCAACTCGCCGCTGCGCCGGCTGTTCACCTACTGTCTGGCCGAGGCCGGGCTGCTGACGATCCCGGTCGCGCCGCCGATCGGCGGCATCCGCAAGTTCCGCTCGGTGCGGCCCGACCTGCTCCTGCGCGACGCGGCCTGCGCCGCCGCCGACCGCGCCCGCAACGCCCAGCGCCACCGGCGGCGCTGCCCGGCGTCCGCCGGCCGACGCCGGGCAGCTCCCCATCCTGGTCGCGCAGAGCCAGCGCGCCGCCAGCGACGGCCGCCCGCCGCATGTCTCGGGCGGCAGGGACACGTGAGGAGCTCGAGCGGCGCTTCGGCCGCGCGGGCAAGCGTCTCGCCGCGGGCAAGCTCCCCGCGGCGCCGCTGCGCGCGGCCTGCCGGCAGGCGGCGCGCGTCGCGACGCCCTGACCCGCGAAGCCGGGCGCGGGCTACTGCCCGCCGCCCGCGAAGCGCTCGCGCAGCAGGTGCGTCTGGACCTTGTTGTGCGCGTTGCGCGGCAGCGTGGCGACGAACTCGATGCGGCGCGGCTTCTTGA
- a CDS encoding multidrug efflux SMR transporter: MALGLKASHGFTKLSGSLVGIGGAAVSMWLLAWALRSLPVGTGYAVWTGLGAVLTALTGMVALGESRDALRLGAIGLIVTGVVLLQLTTKVH, from the coding sequence ATGGCGCTCGGGCTGAAGGCGAGCCACGGGTTCACGAAGCTTTCCGGCTCCCTCGTCGGCATCGGCGGCGCCGCCGTCAGCATGTGGCTGCTCGCCTGGGCGCTGCGCAGCCTGCCGGTCGGCACCGGCTACGCGGTGTGGACGGGGCTCGGCGCCGTGCTGACGGCGCTCACCGGGATGGTCGCGCTGGGTGAGAGCCGCGACGCGCTGCGGCTCGGCGCGATCGGCCTCATCGTCACGGGGGTCGTCCTCCTGCAGCTCACCACGAAGGTGCACTGA
- a CDS encoding enoyl-CoA hydratase/isomerase family protein, which translates to MDYEQVRLEIADGVATLTLYRPERRNGWTRQMGAEFRDALGRCERDDAVRVVVVTGAGRDFCVGADLERGGRVFQQAAAARQAGEARRPLRAWEMRKPLVAALNGTCAGVGATLPLQMDIRIAGASTRIGFVFVRRGLVPENACTWILPRLVGLSVAADLLLTGRLVGADEARDLGLVSRVVPDDEVLATAQALARDIARETAPVAVALTKRLLWCNAGEPDAATAEARDARAFAWATQSADAREGLRAFAEKRTPQWTLSPSTDLPALDEEPWEP; encoded by the coding sequence ATGGACTACGAGCAGGTCCGGCTGGAGATCGCCGACGGCGTCGCGACGCTCACCCTCTACCGGCCCGAACGGCGCAACGGGTGGACGCGGCAGATGGGGGCCGAGTTCCGCGACGCGCTCGGGCGCTGCGAGCGCGACGACGCCGTGCGCGTCGTGGTCGTCACGGGTGCGGGGCGCGACTTCTGCGTCGGCGCCGACCTCGAGCGCGGCGGTCGGGTCTTCCAGCAGGCGGCGGCGGCGCGCCAGGCCGGCGAGGCGCGGCGTCCGCTGCGCGCGTGGGAGATGCGCAAGCCCCTGGTCGCGGCGCTGAACGGCACGTGCGCCGGCGTCGGTGCGACGCTGCCGCTGCAGATGGACATCCGCATCGCCGGTGCGTCGACGCGCATCGGCTTCGTCTTCGTGCGCCGCGGCCTCGTGCCGGAGAACGCGTGCACCTGGATACTGCCGCGCCTCGTCGGGCTCAGCGTCGCGGCCGATCTCCTGCTGACGGGACGCCTCGTCGGCGCCGACGAGGCGCGCGATCTCGGGCTCGTCTCCCGCGTCGTGCCCGACGACGAGGTCCTCGCCACGGCGCAGGCGCTGGCGCGCGACATCGCCCGCGAGACGGCGCCGGTCGCCGTTGCGCTCACCAAGCGGCTCCTGTGGTGCAACGCCGGCGAGCCCGACGCCGCCACCGCCGAGGCGCGCGACGCGCGCGCCTTCGCCTGGGCGACGCAGTCGGCCGACGCACGCGAGGGCCTCAGGGCGTTCGCCGAGAAGCGCACGCCGCAGTGGACGCTCAGCCCCAGCACCGATCTGCCGGCGCTCGACGAGGAGCCCTGGGAGCCGTGA
- a CDS encoding AMP-binding protein translates to MSETLGAFLDDVCARDPGAEAVVWAAHDVATVRWTWAGLAAAAREASRRLATLGVGKGTRVGLLCPNRPEWLALAFGALRLGARLVPFSTLWKREEIAYALRHADVQLLLLRPTFLRHDYLAALREIVPGLGTAVPGRLYDPAVPALRRVVLLDGEAPGLERWDDLPAEVPDAVLDGLAAAVAPTDVATVFFTSGTTAQAKAVVHAHAGLALSGRRIADCLGVGPDDAWWGHMPLFWSGGFVIGALATMAGGGRLVLQEQVDAGAALRLCAAEGCTLMAGWHQAGPLLEHPAFAATRLRLRKGSNHPLAERLLGPDHLAVGMYGMSETATCVACARWDDPPAVRRDTFGRPLAGMEVRIVDAETRRPVAPGESGEILVKGPTLMEGYLRVPRAETFDAEGFFRTGDQGYLDADGCLHFATRLKDVIKTAGVNVAAVEVEEALGRHPQVKAAHVVGVPHATRGENVAAFVVPAAGAAPEPDALIAFCRAELASYKLPRHVFVIEEAAVPRTGTGKIAKPELRREAERRLKE, encoded by the coding sequence GTGAGCGAGACGCTCGGCGCCTTTCTCGACGACGTCTGCGCGCGCGACCCCGGGGCCGAAGCCGTGGTGTGGGCCGCGCACGACGTCGCGACCGTGCGCTGGACCTGGGCCGGCCTCGCCGCGGCCGCGCGCGAGGCGTCGCGCCGGCTCGCCACGCTCGGGGTGGGGAAGGGCACGCGCGTCGGGCTCCTCTGCCCGAACCGCCCCGAGTGGCTCGCGCTCGCCTTCGGCGCGCTGCGCCTCGGCGCACGGCTGGTGCCGTTCTCGACGCTGTGGAAGCGCGAGGAGATCGCGTACGCGCTGCGCCACGCCGACGTGCAGCTGCTCCTCCTGCGGCCGACGTTCCTGCGGCACGACTACCTCGCCGCGCTGCGCGAGATCGTTCCCGGGCTCGGCACCGCGGTGCCGGGCCGGCTCTACGACCCCGCCGTGCCGGCGCTCCGCCGCGTCGTGCTGCTGGACGGCGAGGCCCCGGGCCTGGAGCGCTGGGACGATCTCCCGGCCGAGGTGCCCGACGCGGTGCTGGACGGCCTCGCGGCGGCGGTGGCGCCGACCGACGTCGCGACGGTGTTCTTCACGTCGGGCACCACGGCGCAGGCGAAGGCGGTCGTGCACGCGCACGCGGGGCTGGCCCTCTCCGGACGGCGCATCGCCGACTGCCTCGGCGTCGGTCCGGACGACGCCTGGTGGGGCCACATGCCGCTCTTCTGGAGCGGCGGCTTCGTCATCGGCGCGCTCGCGACCATGGCGGGCGGCGGCCGCCTCGTGCTGCAGGAGCAGGTCGACGCGGGCGCGGCGCTGCGCCTGTGCGCCGCCGAGGGCTGCACGCTCATGGCGGGCTGGCATCAGGCCGGGCCGCTGCTCGAGCATCCCGCCTTCGCGGCGACGCGGCTCCGCCTGCGCAAGGGCTCGAACCACCCGCTCGCGGAGCGGCTGCTCGGTCCCGATCATCTCGCCGTCGGCATGTACGGCATGAGCGAGACGGCGACCTGCGTCGCCTGCGCGCGTTGGGACGACCCGCCCGCGGTGCGCCGCGACACCTTCGGCCGGCCGCTCGCCGGCATGGAGGTCCGCATCGTCGATGCCGAGACGCGCCGTCCGGTGGCGCCGGGCGAGAGCGGCGAGATCCTGGTGAAGGGGCCGACACTCATGGAGGGCTACCTGCGCGTACCGCGCGCCGAGACCTTCGACGCCGAGGGCTTCTTCCGCACCGGCGACCAGGGCTACCTCGACGCCGACGGCTGCTTGCACTTCGCGACCCGTCTCAAGGACGTCATCAAGACCGCGGGTGTGAACGTGGCCGCGGTCGAGGTCGAGGAGGCGCTCGGGCGTCACCCGCAGGTGAAGGCGGCGCACGTCGTCGGCGTGCCGCACGCGACGCGCGGCGAGAACGTCGCCGCGTTCGTCGTGCCGGCGGCGGGCGCCGCGCCCGAGCCCGACGCGCTGATCGCGTTCTGCCGCGCGGAGCTCGCGAGCTACAAGCTGCCGCGCCACGTCTTCGTCATCGAGGAGGCCGCCGTGCCGCGCACCGGCACCGGCAAGATCGCCAAGCCCGAGCTGCGCCGCGAGGCGGAGCGTCGGCTGAAGGAGTGA
- a CDS encoding enoyl-CoA hydratase/isomerase family protein — MAEYETLRYEVADRVATITLNRPERMNAMNQQLKDELRTAWREVKNDPDVWCAILTGAGKGFSTGADVEGLATGGFRREDRWRELALIEGIVDLPTPRRQRVHKPVIAAVNGACAGFSLDFVTESDIPIASEQAYFVDPHVSIGLVSSHEMVNMARRVPVAVCLRMALLGRHERMSAQRAYEVGLVTEVVPHDKLMDRARELAGLVCQNAPLAVWGTKMGILQGLGLPIPQAEEIAAGYLEVNEQTEDYHEGPRSFVEKRKPAWKAR, encoded by the coding sequence ATGGCCGAGTACGAGACCCTCCGCTACGAGGTCGCCGACCGCGTCGCCACCATCACGCTGAACCGCCCCGAGCGCATGAACGCCATGAACCAGCAGCTGAAGGACGAGCTGCGCACGGCGTGGCGCGAGGTGAAGAACGATCCCGACGTCTGGTGCGCGATCCTCACCGGCGCCGGCAAGGGCTTCTCGACCGGCGCCGACGTCGAGGGGCTGGCGACCGGCGGCTTCCGGCGCGAGGACCGCTGGCGCGAGCTGGCGCTGATCGAGGGCATCGTCGACCTGCCGACGCCGCGCCGCCAGCGCGTGCACAAGCCGGTCATCGCGGCGGTGAACGGCGCCTGCGCCGGCTTCTCGCTCGACTTCGTCACCGAGTCGGACATCCCGATCGCGTCGGAGCAGGCGTACTTCGTCGACCCGCACGTCTCGATCGGTCTCGTCTCGTCGCACGAGATGGTGAACATGGCGCGGCGCGTGCCGGTCGCGGTCTGCCTGCGCATGGCGCTGCTCGGACGGCACGAGAGGATGTCGGCGCAGCGCGCCTACGAGGTCGGCCTGGTCACCGAGGTCGTGCCGCACGACAAGCTGATGGACCGCGCCCGCGAGCTGGCGGGGCTCGTCTGCCAGAACGCGCCGCTCGCCGTGTGGGGCACGAAGATGGGCATCCTGCAGGGGCTCGGGCTGCCGATCCCGCAGGCCGAGGAGATCGCCGCCGGCTACCTCGAGGTGAACGAGCAGACCGAGGACTACCACGAGGGGCCGCGCTCGTTCGTCGAGAAGCGCAAGCCGGCCTGGAAGGCGCGCTGA
- a CDS encoding nuclear transport factor 2 family protein: MDDALAAHHALTALVHRYTHAGDTGRFDDLVACFTPDGTLTVDDRPPYAGHDGIRAFLRGTGEAAVSAPRMRHHLTTVAITLEGPDAAKGTAYFQVTTEHGLDHWGRYRDRYVRTPDGWRFAARHVRVDGVTPGGWAARRRAG; this comes from the coding sequence ATGGACGACGCGCTCGCCGCCCACCACGCCCTCACCGCCCTCGTGCACCGCTACACGCACGCCGGCGACACGGGCCGCTTCGACGACCTGGTCGCCTGCTTCACGCCCGACGGCACGCTCACCGTCGACGACCGTCCGCCCTACGCCGGCCACGACGGCATCCGCGCCTTCCTGCGCGGCACGGGCGAAGCGGCCGTCTCGGCGCCGCGCATGCGCCACCACCTGACCACGGTCGCGATCACGCTCGAGGGCCCGGACGCGGCGAAGGGGACAGCGTACTTCCAGGTGACGACCGAGCACGGGCTCGACCACTGGGGCCGCTACCGCGACCGCTACGTGCGCACGCCCGACGGCTGGCGCTTCGCGGCGCGCCACGTACGCGTCGACGGCGTCACGCCCGGCGGCTGGGCCGCACGCCGCCGCGCCGGCTGA
- a CDS encoding cysteine hydrolase: MADGTLDVGRAALLLVEMQNDIVHESNLGAKGLGGVLAAEVQRRGIVAKLQALTAAARARGVPVLYVNFCGKPGFPRPHTRLHRISGSKPRLVEGTWGVRVHEALAPQPQDFVLERTVGVDGSYGTQLYPVLRMLGRTTMLMTGVSTNIAVEGIVRASVNRGFDVMVLEDCCASYPDAWHRFSIDNIMPLLATVTTADAVLAALA; the protein is encoded by the coding sequence ATGGCTGACGGCACCCTCGACGTCGGCCGCGCCGCGCTGCTCCTCGTGGAGATGCAGAACGACATCGTCCACGAGTCGAACCTCGGGGCGAAGGGGCTCGGCGGCGTGCTCGCCGCCGAGGTCCAGCGCCGCGGCATCGTCGCGAAGCTCCAGGCGCTCACGGCCGCGGCCCGCGCGCGCGGCGTGCCGGTGCTCTACGTCAACTTCTGCGGCAAGCCGGGGTTCCCGCGTCCCCACACGCGCCTGCACCGCATCTCGGGCTCGAAGCCGCGTCTCGTCGAGGGTACGTGGGGCGTCCGGGTGCACGAGGCGCTGGCGCCGCAGCCGCAGGATTTCGTCCTCGAGCGCACCGTCGGCGTCGACGGCTCCTACGGCACGCAGCTCTACCCCGTGCTGCGCATGCTGGGGCGCACGACGATGCTCATGACCGGCGTCTCGACCAACATCGCCGTCGAGGGCATCGTGCGTGCCTCGGTGAACCGCGGCTTCGACGTGATGGTGCTCGAGGACTGCTGCGCCAGCTACCCCGACGCCTGGCACCGCTTCTCGATCGACAACATCATGCCGCTGCTGGCGACGGTCACCACCGCCGACGCCGTGCTCGCCGCCCTCGCCTGA
- a CDS encoding phenylacetate--CoA ligase family protein, with protein MSATTPPADRRYYAPEIQTMPLERLRALQTERLARQLDRIWATPVPFFKRKLEAAGLRRADLRGLDDLRAIPTTVKAELRRSEEELPPFGDYRGAPPEQAVRLGASTGTSGRPTLILWTRKDLHVDHMASARGRWRWGLRPGMSLANAHPFGMNAGGWHFSHGVEALSVLNVPSGPPVGERHVADVLEVWRRIRPDMYRLFGNVATTYADAARARGLDPARDINLTIAGDHPSEQYLMASSGLEALPLLGSACDERDGAHLAEDLAIVEVIDRRSGKALGHGARGSLVVTVLEKDNFLLRYDLEDVVRLNETPCPCGETHRRLFYEGRVRDVTPVGDAQVLPIDVALVLYEFPEVSTPSAEYQIVRPQAPAPALHVRCEHAEGVDAAALTPRIAERFRERTGVPLRLELVPKGGLPRFAYKAARVVDEG; from the coding sequence ATGAGCGCGACCACGCCCCCCGCGGACCGGCGCTACTACGCGCCCGAGATCCAGACCATGCCGCTGGAGCGCCTTCGCGCCCTCCAGACGGAGCGGCTCGCGCGCCAGCTCGATCGCATCTGGGCGACGCCGGTGCCGTTCTTCAAGCGCAAGCTCGAGGCCGCGGGGCTCCGGCGCGCCGACCTGCGCGGCCTCGACGACCTGCGCGCCATCCCGACCACGGTGAAGGCGGAGCTGCGCCGGAGCGAGGAGGAGCTCCCGCCCTTCGGCGACTACCGCGGCGCGCCGCCCGAGCAGGCGGTGCGGCTCGGCGCCTCGACCGGCACCAGCGGGCGCCCGACGCTGATCCTGTGGACGCGCAAGGATCTGCACGTCGACCACATGGCGTCGGCGCGCGGGCGCTGGCGCTGGGGGCTGCGGCCGGGGATGAGCCTCGCCAACGCGCACCCGTTCGGCATGAACGCGGGCGGCTGGCACTTCAGCCACGGCGTCGAGGCGCTGTCGGTGCTGAACGTGCCGTCGGGGCCGCCGGTCGGCGAGCGCCACGTCGCCGACGTGCTCGAGGTGTGGCGGCGCATCCGGCCGGACATGTACCGGCTGTTCGGCAACGTGGCGACGACCTATGCCGACGCGGCGCGCGCGCGCGGCCTCGATCCCGCCCGGGATATCAACCTGACCATCGCCGGCGATCATCCGTCCGAGCAGTATCTGATGGCCAGCTCGGGCCTCGAGGCGCTCCCGCTCCTCGGCAGCGCCTGCGACGAGCGTGACGGCGCGCATCTCGCCGAGGACCTCGCGATCGTCGAGGTCATCGACCGCCGCAGCGGCAAGGCGCTCGGCCACGGTGCGCGCGGCAGCCTCGTCGTCACCGTGCTGGAGAAGGACAACTTCCTCCTGCGCTACGACCTCGAGGACGTGGTCCGCCTCAACGAGACGCCGTGCCCGTGCGGCGAGACGCACCGCCGCCTCTTCTACGAGGGCCGCGTGCGCGACGTGACGCCGGTGGGCGACGCGCAGGTCCTGCCGATCGACGTCGCACTCGTGCTCTACGAGTTCCCCGAGGTGTCGACGCCGTCGGCCGAGTATCAGATCGTGCGGCCGCAGGCGCCGGCGCCCGCGCTCCACGTGCGCTGCGAGCACGCCGAGGGCGTCGACGCGGCGGCGCTCACCCCGCGCATCGCCGAGCGCTTCCGGGAGCGCACGGGCGTGCCGCTGCGGCTCGAGCTGGTGCCGAAGGGCGGGCTCCCGCGCTTCGCCTACAAGGCCGCGCGCGTCGTCGACGAGGGCTGA
- a CDS encoding IS3 family transposase (programmed frameshift) yields MGRATKYAPEVRERAVRLVLTHAAEHESQWAAIESIAEKIGCSAEVLRKWVRQAERDQGVRPGLTTSERDRLRDLERENRELRRANEILRKASAYFGPGGARPPTEVMVAFIDAHRATYGVEPICAVLPIAPSTYHAAKACEREPERRSVRARRDVELRDLIRRVWTAHFQVYGVRKVWRQLRRDGIAVARCTVARLMRAMGLAGAVRGRRWKTTIPDDVAARPADRVRRAFAASGPNKLWVADLTYVATWQGFVYVAFVIDVFARRIVGWRASSSLRSDLALDALEQAIYSRPHRSGLVHHSDRGVQYLSIRYTDRLATAGIEPSVGSVGDSYDNALAETVIGLYKTEVIRRRGPWRNLDAVEYATLEWVDWFNTRRLLAPLGYRPPAEYEAMHDQTQAAPLGAAAVN; encoded by the exons ATGGGACGAGCGACGAAGTATGCCCCCGAGGTGCGGGAGCGCGCGGTGCGGCTCGTGCTGACGCACGCGGCCGAGCACGAGTCGCAGTGGGCGGCGATCGAGTCGATCGCGGAGAAGATCGGCTGTTCGGCGGAGGTGCTGCGGAAGTGGGTGCGGCAAGCCGAGCGTGATCAGGGTGTGCGGCCGGGTCTGACGACGAGCGAGCGCGACCGGCTGCGCGATCTCGAGCGGGAGAATCGCGAGTTGCGCCGGGCGAACGAGATCCTGCGCAAGGCGTCGGCGTATTTCG GCCCAGGCGGAGCTCGACCGCCGACCGAAGTGATGGTGGCCTTCATCGACGCCCACCGAGCGACCTACGGGGTCGAGCCGATCTGCGCGGTGCTGCCGATCGCCCCGTCGACGTACCACGCGGCGAAGGCCTGTGAGCGGGAGCCCGAGCGACGCTCGGTGCGGGCACGCCGCGACGTGGAGCTGCGCGATCTGATTCGCCGGGTGTGGACCGCGCACTTCCAAGTCTACGGCGTGCGCAAGGTCTGGCGCCAATTGCGACGCGACGGGATTGCCGTCGCGCGCTGCACCGTGGCGCGCTTGATGCGGGCGATGGGGCTCGCCGGCGCCGTGCGCGGACGGCGCTGGAAGACGACCATTCCCGACGACGTTGCCGCCCGCCCCGCGGATCGCGTGCGGCGTGCCTTCGCGGCGAGCGGCCCGAACAAGCTCTGGGTTGCGGACCTCACCTACGTCGCCACGTGGCAGGGCTTCGTCTACGTCGCCTTCGTGATCGACGTCTTCGCGCGCCGGATCGTCGGGTGGCGTGCCTCGTCGTCCCTGCGATCGGACCTCGCCCTCGATGCCTTGGAGCAGGCGATCTACAGCCGGCCGCACCGTAGCGGCCTCGTTCATCACAGCGACCGCGGCGTGCAGTACTTGTCGATTCGCTACACGGACCGACTCGCCACCGCGGGCATCGAACCGTCGGTCGGGAGCGTCGGCGACAGCTACGACAACGCCCTCGCGGAGACAGTGATCGGCCTCTACAAGACCGAGGTGATTCGCCGGCGCGGCCCGTGGCGCAATCTCGATGCCGTCGAGTACGCCACGCTCGAGTGGGTGGACTGGTTCAACACCCGTCGCCTCCTTGCCCCGCTCGGCTATCGGCCGCCGGCGGAGTACGAAGCGATGCACGACCAGACACAGGCGGCTCCTCTCGGAGCCGCCGCAGTCAACTAA